The Gadus macrocephalus chromosome 1, ASM3116895v1 DNA window CCGTTTGGTCATAAAAATATTATCAGTTTGATATAATTTAAGTCTAGCATACTTTGTTTGATTAATGTAATTGTGGTTTTGTATCgtgggtaataataataattagggatgggcataattaatcgatgctcgataattgatcgttaagaaatgcgtcgatcaatttatattgttatcgatcaaaaggacgttgtgttgcatactgtgagtcttgaagcatttaattgaatataaccctgccgactggtggaaagtgaatggaagaaggttccccaggctgtcaaagttagcgcgacaatacctctgcatccccgcaacttcggtcccgtcagagcgggtgttttctgctgctggactgacagttacaaggctgcgttcgcgtctgacccccgagcatgttaacatgcttatattcctaaacaaaaatatgtaggctggagttactgtatgctatggacgacagtcaccaccgtatgtgagtcgctcttttctttcttaatgtgttgactctcgctccgcttggtgcctcttggagtcgttacattttgccaaaactgtgatattttagcaacaagtccagccttatatatgttcaataaggtattgcttttagatagactagttcatgcaattgtttgtaaatgggtggctcatctttttgttgcgagccttttccgcgcgccggctgcaggcattatatgtcggccttttcccccccttttttttcataacagttatacagtttaatgcccacttttagcctactgcctttgtttgattattgttgtccgataagttcgctacttattgtaattggaataggctacagatttagtcttgttgaatcgtttccaaacctttaagagcgcctgtaggcgcattgttcggactttacgagcgccgcataggcctataacctataatgcctgtatttattattttaaaactgttaaacagttgtaggtcttcaagttaactgtattgtattaattttggcccatacattattgttggaataaagatttcattgataaaaacattagaaaaaaaacatagaaaaaagttaatgattaatcgataattgatcgataactctagcgatgctcgatcaagaaaatttcttcaaatgcccatccctaataataatcaaaacTGAAAAACGATAAAGCGATCAAAAGACAATCCCAAAGTTACACAACAATATAATTTAGTCTGATAAATAACGATGATGTTTAATGAGGTTCTGACTGCTCTATCTGTGATGGTTTCTCTCTGCTCATCATGTCCTTAAGGTTAATTATCTTCTACTGATAGTACTATCTCCATTTGGTGACCTGGTAATGAAAACATGCTGAACATTTGATGCCTTCAGGCCTTCCCTTTTGTTGCtctttttttattggctgtTACTCATAGAATGCTATTTCTAAATTAAAGGAGCATGCATTCAAGCTTCTACATAAAAGACTACTTGTGTTGGGATACACGACACCtcctgttttattatgtttgttATCTCATGTTATCATTGCCATACATGCTGCTGCAATGTCTGTTTGCCGAGATAAGTTGACTGTGAAAAGCCTGATATGGTAACAGTGTGGCTGGATACAAGAATCTGCATTTAGGGTTCCCAAAGCAAATgcctggtttggtttggtttagcAACTTTGTATGTTAGCGGGTTATCCTGttctggtttatttattttctcttaatGAAGTTGAACATGAAAAGTGTGTATATGATGCCTTCAAGAATGTAGCCTGCATGCCTGCTTCATTCTTCCATGCTGCTTCTGCTCTCTGCTCCGTACTCCTTCTTTAACCTCTTCTTTTACTGCCTCACTGCATTTCATCTGCTGCCACATTTATAATCCACCTATTTCTAGTGGCTGTTTTTAAGTGCTGTTTCTTTTATTTGCCTCTTCTAGATCAGAAAAACAAACTCCCATTTTATAGGACTTCAATTTAAGATTTACATTAAAATTGATAGCTGATTTCTTACCATAGTATCGTTATTTGAACTAACTCTTAATGTCATTGTTAATATTGACCCTGACATAAACTTTAAGGTCTCAACTAatcctttttcaaatgtttcaaatgcTCTGTTGTCTGAATGTTGGACAATTTCTATCCTAAtgcaatatcattttttatttgaatgtgATCCGAAGAATTTCCTTAAATGTTCGGAAAGGACATTTCCATGAAAGATACATGACTATTGTGAACGCTCACGGTTGAATCATTATCCTAGTCGTGAGTTTGAGTCGCCTCTCCATTTCCTGTGGTTGCTCAACCGGTTCAGGTCTCtatcgctctccttctctcgtcCTCTGTCCCCCGCCTGTCTTAGTTTATGGTTGCCTGTATTGTTCCCCTTGCAGGGTCCAGAGGATCTGGCCCCCCGTCCTCTCTCCGCTGGCCCTCCACTCAGCTCTGCGGTACTTGCTTCCTGAGCACACAAGCTCAGTTTCTCCAGCCCTCACCCTTCGTGCCTCGCTTTCCTTTCCTAGACTCACGCCTTCGCCAAAGCTCTATACTTTCACCTTTCCACTAACTGCAGCAACAGACACTGTCAGGGATGCGGTCACGCCAGGTGGTTGAGTCGTAACGATGcaaatcaaaaaatgtttttgaagGGTATTGGCAACCAAGATTTGTCGCCAGAGCTTCATGTTTGAGGCAGTCGCTATTCTTGGAAACGTCAATCATTTGTTTCCACTTATATAGTAATGGAACACtctgaattattattttttttaagtaaaattgGCCCATTTCACTCCGTTGTACACGGGCTTAATGTTTGGAACAAGAGTAACACCATGTATCAGAATCTACATGGGAAGATTCTATGAACTAGATGAGTTCCCCTTCATAAAGTTGAATTGGCAAACTTGAATCCTCGCAAAGCATGTCCATAAATCTTAGTCTATTTCACCCCAGCTGAGTTAGGTCTTCAAAGTCCTTCCATTAAGTGTGTATGGATGGACCCTCCTTTCTTTTAACTCTGTAACTCGTTTTTTGTCTTTGACGTTGCTTGGTTTGCATAAATGCTGGGCTTTGTACGCCGGGCCGTTTGGTTTCAGCTGTCTCTTTAGTTTGGCAATGTTGTGTAGCTGCATGCGTGCCACTGGACTGCATCTCTCAATCTAAAAAAGCCTGTAGGTTAGATAAACAGGTTTTTCTTGGTGGTGGTTACACAATCTCTTGAAAGATTGTCAAGTATTTGCAATACTTGCCCATAATGCGAGTAGATATTACAACTCATAAATGTGCAGTTCAACTGACGCGTTGCATTGTGTttggtactttttttttttgttctcttttcttttcaagTGTATGGGTGTTACTGGTGGTGGTTGCTCAGTTTCTCACATTATCGGTTCTTCAAACTTTTCACAACGTTGTAGGCTAACATTTCCCTTCCCATCTAACCTCAGCCTATAGGCTCACGTTGTGATGCATCGCTATGCTATCGTGCCATCACCCCAGATGTGGTCTCCTTGGCTTGGCTGTCTGTGTGCTGTTGCATTGTGGCAGATGGTTTGGTACTCCTAAGCTAACCTGTTCATTCTACCCCCTAGCCTGAACCCACAGAGGAGGACATAGAGAAGAACCCAGAGCTGAAGAAGCTGCAGATCTATGGGGCAGGGCCTAAGATGATGGGCCTGGGTCTGATGGCCAGAGACAAGAGCATCCGGAAGAAAGGTAGACGCCTCCTCACTACTGTATACAGAGGATGTTTAGATATCCTTTTCTCAGTTGAGATATAAACAAATTGAGTTTATTGATCCCCGAGGGGCAAATTAGGCTTAAACACTTTTATTGTTAATTTTGTTTAAGTCAGGCCAGAGAAAGTCCACAAACATCCGGAACTAGATGTAATAAATTCTCATTGGCCAATTAGCTAATAGATGCTTATCGCAGCAAGCCACCCATTGTAGTTCCTCAATGCTAGTGGTTAGATGAGTGCCCCTGTGGACGGTGGACTGAGCCGTCTATGATGCTCCTCTGCAGAAGAGCTGCCACAGACGGTCACGGTCAAGGACAAGGTGTCCACAGCAGCAGCTCCCCCGGACCCAGCGGCCACCACAGAGCCGCGGGGCGCTCTGAAGAAGGAGGCGGGCGAGAACCTGTCCAGCCCCtcgctgccccctgctggtgtcAAGCTTgaggtgaagaaggaggagtCGAATGTCAAGGACGTTAAAGGAGATGAGaatgacgaagaggaggaggacgaggacgaggacgacgacgGGGGGCCAAAAGAAGGCCCCTGTACCAAGATGACCATGAGGCTACGGCGCAACATCAACAACCCACAGTTTGTAAGGACAACCCATGGGGCCGTCGTGGTTGATCTGTGAATTAAAACAAAAAGGTGTAGTGAACGCCATCGGCAGGTCATTAAACCTCTCCTCATGGTTTGTGTGTCAGGTGGACTCCTTTGTGTGTCGGATGTGTGGCCGCGGGGATGACGACGAGAAGCTCTTGCTGTGCGACGGCTGTGAGGACAACTACCACACCTTCTGTCTGCTGCCCCCACTCACAGAACCCCCCAAAGGCAACTGGCGATGTCCCAAATGTGTTGCAGAGGTACGTCAGTCCTGGCAAAAAGAACGCTTGCCTTAGGTTCATAACAGGTAGTTCCAAGTTTACCAGTAAGTGCAGAATCCACAAAAAAGAGCCAGCTTCGCTCACTGCCTGCTATATTAAACCTTCCTGCTTGTTTCTCTTTAGGAGTGCAAGAGGCCGAATGAAGCCTTTGGCTTTGAACAGGCCACACGAGAATACAGCCTGCAGAGTTTTGGGGAGATGGCAGATGCCTTCAAAGCGGATTACTTCAACATGCCTGTGCATGTAAGTGAACCCTCTGTACACATCCACTCAAAGGCCCGATTCTGTGAGGCGCCGACTGATCTTTCAACCGTGATATTTTGAAACCCCTGCGATATTTAGATGGTTCCCACTGagctggtggagagagagtTCTGGAGGCTGGTGAGTAGTATCGAGGAGGATGTCACTGTGGAGTACGGCGCAGACATTCACTCCAAGGAGTTTGGCAGTGGCTTCCCCATGAACACCGGGCTGCGCCTCCTCTCCAGCGAGGAAGAGGTAAGTTCCACAACAGAGGACTACCGGAGGCCGACGACATTCTGGTCCTCCAGGGCCCTGGTGTAAGGGCTCGCTGTGCTGCGCTTCTTTCCAGGAGTACTCCCGTTCTGGCTGGAACCTGAACGTGATGCCTGTGCTGGAGCAGTCGGTGCTGTGCCATATCAACGCCGACATCTCCGGGATGAAGGTGCCCTGGCTCTACGTGGGCATGGTGTTCTCTGCTTTCTGCTGGCATATCGAAGACCACTGGAGCTACTCCATCAACTACCTGCACTGGTGAgcgcctgtttttttttttgcgctcAGCAAGCCTACGTTACATGTGCACTCTGGTTATCAGCGGGCGATGGTCGCTGTTCTCCTGCtcatctgtctgtgtgggtcttCAGGGGGGAACCCAAGACCTGGTATGGCGTGCCCTCTGTGGCGGCGGAGCGGCTCGAGGAGGTGATGAAGAAGCTGACGCCGGAGCTGTTCGACTCCCAGCCCGACCTCCTGCACCAGCTGGTCACCATCATGAACCCCAACATCCTCATGGCCCACGGGGTCCCGGTACGTGGCTCCCGCTGACCGCATGTCCCCCAACTCCCCTAAGCGCTCCACCTCTTCACGCCCTTACCATCGAGGTCTTTGCCCCGCAGGTGGTGCGCACCAACCAGTGTGCCGGGGAGTTTGTCATCACCTTCCCCAGAGCCTACCACAGTGGCTTCAACCAAGGATACAACTTTGCTGAAGCTGTCAATTTCTGCACTGCAGACTGGGTATGCGGCATTATTGCACCTCCATTACCGCTAGGGATTAATTATCACTAGTTCAGGCCTAtaactaactctctctctctctctgtcatcatCTCCTCCTTGCTCTCAGCTGCCAGCCGGGCGCTCCTGCATCGAGCACTACCGACGCCTACGGAGGTACTGCGTGTTCTCCCACGAGGAGCTCACCTGTAAAATGGCAGCCTGCCCAGAGAGGCTAGACCTCAACCTGGCAGCTGCCACCCACCGGGAGATGTTCATCATCGTCCAGGAGGAAAGAAAGCTCCGCAAGGGGCTGATGGAAAGGGTGAGATGCGTGGAGAAGCGTGGATGAGCATCATGTGGTGCTTTAGTGCTTCTGTTATTTGTTTGAAGGGCACAGACTGTGATCTTGCGATCTTCCAAAATAAACAAGCAgttttttgtcttttatttCTTGAACACCTCCAGGGCATCAccgaggctgagagagaggcgTTTGAACTGCTCCCTGATGACGAGAGACAGTGTGACATGTGCAAGACGACTTGCTTCCTCTCTGCCCTGGCCTGCTCCAACTGTCCAGAACGTGTGGTCTGTCTCTATCACACTCAGGACCTATGTAACTGCCCTACAGACAAGCTCTACCTCAGGTACGCAGAGGACATCAGATAACATTCCACATCTATGACTTTATTGTCTTATCGCTGGCTTCTTTTGATCTCCTGACGTTTCCCCCTGCAGGTACAGATACACGCTGGATGAGTTGCTGGCCATGTTGCACCGTCTTAAAGTCCGCTCTGAGTCATTTGATTCCTGGGCAAACCGAGTAAAGGAGGCACTTGAACATGAAGAGGGAAACAAGATAGGTAAATATGTTTGTAGTTTTATTCAAATTTTTGCATTGAAATCAAAATCAATAATCTGCTAAAATAGATGTTCTCTATTTTGGTTCTTCCTTGCAGCGATTGCCGACTTGGAGCTGCTGAAGACCGAAGCATCAGAGAAAAAGTTTCCAGACAACGAGCTCCTCTACAAACTAAACACTGTTCTCAAAGACGTCCAGCAATGCCAGCTGAGCAGCACTGAGCTCCTTAGCTACTCCAAGACCAGGTACGGCACTTCCACACATACCCCAGGTTTAAGCATGGCCCGGACCATCGCTGATGGCTCCAGTAGTGTAAACTGACCGGTGCTTGTGGCTGGGTTTCAGTGGAGCTAAGATTACCCTGGCAGTGCTGAAGTCTTTGGTGGAGACCATGCAGAACCTGCCCTGTGTGTTGACCCAGATGGAAGAGGTGCAGGTAAGATGAAACTCCTCCCATGGGAAGCTTTAGGAGGTCGACATGCTATGTCAATGATCAGGTCTGCGTTTATGATTCATCTTTCCAATTCGATTTTTAAGTGTGAATCCAGCGCCTGGAAACCAACTCCAGATGCAGTGCGCTTGCCGCTGGCATTGGCAGGGCAGGAGTGTTAACTTGAATTCTTGTGTAGCGAGTAGGGCTTAAGGATTAATCGAATTCAAACCAAAATTGAGCTGTAATGGAACACAATtagcaaatcgcaaaggctgggGTGAAAACAAAAAATTGTTTTGTTACTGACTGAAGATCGGTAAGATTCGTATTTAGTTAGGGTTAGAAAAGATGTTGtatcaattcatgcatcactTCATCTCAACActtaggcctggcctaaaggaaagggCAGTTTATATGtcgactgcttccaatgttgtgatTGTAATACTATAGgatgatttattgcttgtttagtgaaaaatacagaacataaggaactatGAAAAGAAAAATCGCATACTAAATctcaatcgcaatattggtcgacACAATTAGATTTCCCAACTCGTTCAGCCCTAGTAGTTCGGCAGGTAACCCACATGAAGGCAAACCTTAGATACCAATGTCCTTGCTTCTTCAGGCCATCCTGCAGAGCGTCAAGGAGTTCCAGGGCCAGGCCAAGGCTCTGATCAGCGACCGCGACTGGAGGAGGGACTCCCCGGCCCCGGACCAGCTGCAGGCCCTGTTGGACCGGGGGGCCGGCCTGCCCGTGCTGGTCCCCGAGTGTGACCTGCTCAAGGGGCAGCAGGCGCAGGGCAGCTGGCTGAGCGAGGTGCGGCGGACCCTGGGCGCTGAGGCAGGGGACCGGGGAGAGGTCACCTTGGCCATGCTCCGCAGCCTGATGGAGGCCGGCTGCGGCGTGTCCCAGAGCGTCTCGGTGGAGACGGCCATGGCGGAGCTGCAGGAGCTGCTCACCATCGCAGAGCGCTGGGAGGAGAAGGCCCAGATCTGCCTGGAGCAGCGGTGAGAccactctcctccaccaccacgacccCCCTCACTCCTGCCACCTGCTCCTGGAATCCCTCCTAGAAAAACACATGTTTGGTGCAGCTTTTCCACCGTTACATCATAACACACCGTGCTAGCGGAGGAGAGATGTGTGACGACTGTTCAGTGTGGCTCCGTTTCACATGACCCTTCTCTCGGGTGTCTTCCGCAGGCAAAAGCACCCTCTGTCCACCTTGGAGGCTATAGTGAACGAGGCTCAGCTCATCCCGGTCAAGCTGCCCAACATACTCTCTCTACAGGGCTGCCTGAGCAGGGCCCGCGCCTGGGTGACCGACCTAGAGGAGATCCAGGTAAAGACGACCACTTTGTTTCCGACCCATGCCAATGAGGGTTCTTTGCCTGTAAACAAAAGCTGGGAGATAATGTTAAGGTAACCctgactcggggggggggggggggggggggaagaggaccGCCACAGGATGGCGCTTTAACACCCAGGCTTTGGTGCGTACAATCACGTCGTCCGCTGGTGGGTTTGCGTTGCAGAACGGGGAGCACTACCCGTGTCTGGACGACCTGGAGGGCCTGGTGGCCATCGGCAGGGACCTGCCCGTGTGCATGGAGGAGCTGCGGCAGCTGGAGGTGCAGGTGGCCAGCGCCCACTCCTGGAAGGACAAGGCCACCAAGACC harbors:
- the kdm5c gene encoding lysine-specific demethylase 5C isoform X2; protein product: MEGEDFVPPPECPVFEPSWEEFQDPLGYIAKIRPIAEKSGICKIRPPADWQPPFSVELDTFRFTPRIQRLNELEAETRVKLNYLDRIAKFWEIQGSSLKIPNIERRILDLFSLSKIVTDEGGFDLVCKERRWARVAQRLGYPPGKNIGSLLRSHYERIVYPFEMFHSGASLTNCKPKHYDGEEVDREYKPHSIPLRQSVQPSKMNSYGRRANRCQPDPEPTEEDIEKNPELKKLQIYGAGPKMMGLGLMARDKSIRKKEELPQTVTVKDKVSTAAAPPDPAATTEPRGALKKEAGENLSSPSLPPAGVKLEVKKEESNVKDVKGDENDEEEEDEDEDDDGGPKEGPCTKMTMRLRRNINNPQFVDSFVCRMCGRGDDDEKLLLCDGCEDNYHTFCLLPPLTEPPKGNWRCPKCVAEECKRPNEAFGFEQATREYSLQSFGEMADAFKADYFNMPVHMVPTELVEREFWRLVSSIEEDVTVEYGADIHSKEFGSGFPMNTGLRLLSSEEEEYSRSGWNLNVMPVLEQSVLCHINADISGMKVPWLYVGMVFSAFCWHIEDHWSYSINYLHWGEPKTWYGVPSVAAERLEEVMKKLTPELFDSQPDLLHQLVTIMNPNILMAHGVPVVRTNQCAGEFVITFPRAYHSGFNQGYNFAEAVNFCTADWLPAGRSCIEHYRRLRRYCVFSHEELTCKMAACPERLDLNLAAATHREMFIIVQEERKLRKGLMERGITEAEREAFELLPDDERQCDMCKTTCFLSALACSNCPERVVCLYHTQDLCNCPTDKLYLRYRYTLDELLAMLHRLKVRSESFDSWANRVKEALEHEEGNKIAIADLELLKTEASEKKFPDNELLYKLNTVLKDVQQCQLSSTELLSYSKTSGAKITLAVLKSLVETMQNLPCVLTQMEEVQAILQSVKEFQGQAKALISDRDWRRDSPAPDQLQALLDRGAGLPVLVPECDLLKGQQAQGSWLSEVRRTLGAEAGDRGEVTLAMLRSLMEAGCGVSQSVSVETAMAELQELLTIAERWEEKAQICLEQRQKHPLSTLEAIVNEAQLIPVKLPNILSLQGCLSRARAWVTDLEEIQNGEHYPCLDDLEGLVAIGRDLPVCMEELRQLEVQVASAHSWKDKATKTFLKKSSQHSLLEVLCPCAKRREKVEETAPLDDPSDASDSNTLGLSAQDLRDPGAIVMAFKEGEHQEKEALLRLQRANMSKDGLDAAAQREDKENGRSEDGMELDAPCQPQNSVKENGGPHGPPAVCACGGPPRAPQLRCQLCKDWFHGGCVPFPSVVPPSSSTHASNPLCWWDWDSRFLCPRCQRSRRPRLETILALLMALQKLPVRLPEGEALQCLTERAINWQGRAKEALETPEVQRALKKLQELKESLHCNEETTKEAEEEEAKTEPKGNAVIVLSDSEGGEDGVIDLTDSPKKNTEVNGAKAECANGLGKKSSLTGVASLLPLLPSLPGQVVSLSPATRARLEELELEGDLLEVSLDQSHNIHRVLHAHGAPPRERLHTLIQIELQEQRGAGRGRAKDSRRKRKGHRSGSGPDEGPKSLDASESKKTRPLGHSPSPRLPIQPRTEVL
- the kdm5c gene encoding lysine-specific demethylase 5C isoform X1 produces the protein MEGEDFVPPPECPVFEPSWEEFQDPLGYIAKIRPIAEKSGICKIRPPADWQPPFSVELDTFRFTPRIQRLNELEAETRVKLNYLDRIAKFWEIQGSSLKIPNIERRILDLFSLSKIVTDEGGFDLVCKERRWARVAQRLGYPPGKNIGSLLRSHYERIVYPFEMFHSGASLTNCKPKHYDGEEVDREYKPHSIPLRQSVQPSKMNSYGRRANRCQPDGPEDLAPRPLSAGPPLSSAPEPTEEDIEKNPELKKLQIYGAGPKMMGLGLMARDKSIRKKEELPQTVTVKDKVSTAAAPPDPAATTEPRGALKKEAGENLSSPSLPPAGVKLEVKKEESNVKDVKGDENDEEEEDEDEDDDGGPKEGPCTKMTMRLRRNINNPQFVDSFVCRMCGRGDDDEKLLLCDGCEDNYHTFCLLPPLTEPPKGNWRCPKCVAEECKRPNEAFGFEQATREYSLQSFGEMADAFKADYFNMPVHMVPTELVEREFWRLVSSIEEDVTVEYGADIHSKEFGSGFPMNTGLRLLSSEEEEYSRSGWNLNVMPVLEQSVLCHINADISGMKVPWLYVGMVFSAFCWHIEDHWSYSINYLHWGEPKTWYGVPSVAAERLEEVMKKLTPELFDSQPDLLHQLVTIMNPNILMAHGVPVVRTNQCAGEFVITFPRAYHSGFNQGYNFAEAVNFCTADWLPAGRSCIEHYRRLRRYCVFSHEELTCKMAACPERLDLNLAAATHREMFIIVQEERKLRKGLMERGITEAEREAFELLPDDERQCDMCKTTCFLSALACSNCPERVVCLYHTQDLCNCPTDKLYLRYRYTLDELLAMLHRLKVRSESFDSWANRVKEALEHEEGNKIAIADLELLKTEASEKKFPDNELLYKLNTVLKDVQQCQLSSTELLSYSKTSGAKITLAVLKSLVETMQNLPCVLTQMEEVQAILQSVKEFQGQAKALISDRDWRRDSPAPDQLQALLDRGAGLPVLVPECDLLKGQQAQGSWLSEVRRTLGAEAGDRGEVTLAMLRSLMEAGCGVSQSVSVETAMAELQELLTIAERWEEKAQICLEQRQKHPLSTLEAIVNEAQLIPVKLPNILSLQGCLSRARAWVTDLEEIQNGEHYPCLDDLEGLVAIGRDLPVCMEELRQLEVQVASAHSWKDKATKTFLKKSSQHSLLEVLCPCAKRREKVEETAPLDDPSDASDSNTLGLSAQDLRDPGAIVMAFKEGEHQEKEALLRLQRANMSKDGLDAAAQREDKENGRSEDGMELDAPCQPQNSVKENGGPHGPPAVCACGGPPRAPQLRCQLCKDWFHGGCVPFPSVVPPSSSTHASNPLCWWDWDSRFLCPRCQRSRRPRLETILALLMALQKLPVRLPEGEALQCLTERAINWQGRAKEALETPEVQRALKKLQELKESLHCNEETTKEAEEEEAKTEPKGNAVIVLSDSEGGEDGVIDLTDSPKKNTEVNGAKAECANGLGKKSSLTGVASLLPLLPSLPGQVVSLSPATRARLEELELEGDLLEVSLDQSHNIHRVLHAHGAPPRERLHTLIQIELQEQRGAGRGRAKDSRRKRKGHRSGSGPDEGPKSLDASESKKTRPLGHSPSPRLPIQPRTEVL